A portion of the Nomia melanderi isolate GNS246 chromosome 2, iyNomMela1, whole genome shotgun sequence genome contains these proteins:
- the cdc14 gene encoding cell division cycle protein 14 isoform X4: MEDTNDILVSTTEFIKDRLYFVTLSTMIKPKNTPNTHYFSIDDELVYENFYDDFGPLNLAMLYHYCQKVNKKMKAVTLKKKKIIHYTTGDPEKRVNAAFLIGSYAILYLKRTAEDVFNCLTSNPNCPFITFRDASVGTPWYRISLSECLSAIYKCHRLGFFNFQDFRVQEYEYFERVENGDLNWIVPGKFIAFCGPYAKSKIENGYPLHAPESYFTYFRRNNVSTIIRLNKKIYDASSFTDAGFEHKDLFFVDGSTPTDSIMRQFLKIAENASGAVAVHCKAGLGRTGSLIGCYIMKHYHLTAHETIAWIRICRPGSVIGHQQQWLKKKEPYLHSLLKEPLQSENGNTVHKYGIYSIVGRPKMAFFSNLKESHLVQDNVSGIMHRVDGITLDDHTPTAGTSTTKYMPLTQGGKLNLIKAKRRSFPTNHTINTTTKSSTVVHPYLRPLLQARSQKSTSNALTRNKEKDSTKKVLPRSTTTAIAKSARTSKSYKTAFIR, translated from the exons ATGGAGGATACAAATGACATATTAGTATCTACAACAGAGTTTATAAAAG atcgattatattttgtaacattgaGTACTATGATAAAGCCAAAGAATACTCCAAACACCCATTATTTCAGTATTGACGACGAATtagtttatgaaaatttttacgATGATTTTGGTCCATTAAATCTTGCAATGTTATATCATTATtgtcaaaaggttaataaaaaaatgaaagcaGTGActttgaagaagaaaaagattatTCATTATACAACTGGGGATCCAGAGAAACGAGTGAACGCTGCTTTCCTCATAGGAAGTTATGCG atattatatttgaaacgtACAGCTGAAGATGTATTCAATTGTTTAACCAGTAATCCCAATTGTCCATTTATTACGTTCCGCGATGCTTCTGTTGGTACACCATGGTACCGAATATCATTGAGTGAATGTTTGAGTGCCATATATAAGTGCCACAGActtggattttttaattttcaagattttcgtgttcaagaatatgaatattttgaaagagtAGAGAATGGAGATTTGAATTGGATTGTCCCTGGTAAATTTATTGCATTTTGTGGACCTTATGCTAAATctaaaatagaaaatg GATATCCGCTTCATGCACCAGaatcatattttacatattttcgacGCAACAATGTATCTACAATTATACGTcttaataaaaagatttatgACGCTTCCAGTTTTACGGATGCAGGATTTGAACACAAAGATCTGTTTTTTGTTGATGGTTCAACTCCAACAGATTCAATTATGCGTCAATTTCTTAAAATAGCAGAGAATGCTAGTGGTGCTGTTGCTGTACATTGTAAAGCGGGACTTGGTAGGACAGGTTCTTTAATAGGATGTTATATTATGAAACATTATCATTTAACTGCTCACGAAACAATTGCGTGGATAAGAATATGTAGACCAGGTTCAGTAATTGGACATCAGCAACAGTGGTTGAAAAA AAAAGAACCATATCTTCATTCTTTATTGAAAGAACCATTGCAATCAGAAAATGGAAATACAGTGCACAAATATGGAATTTATTCTATAGTTGGCAGACCCAAAATGGCATTCTTCTCTAATTTGAAAGAATCTCATTTAGTGCAAGATAACGTTTCGGGAATAATGCATAGGGTAGATGGGATTACATTAGATGATCACACTCCTACTGCTGGCACCAGTACAACTAAGTATATGCCTTTGACTCAGGGTGGAAAATTAAACTTAATCAAAGCCAAGAGAAGAAGTTTCCCAACAAACCACACCATCAATACAACTACTAAATCTTCAACAGTTGTGCA TCCTTACTTAAGACCATTATTACAAGCAAGAAGTCAGAAAAGTACAAGTAATGCGTTAactagaaataaagaaaaggaTTCGACAAAGAAAGTTCTACCTAGGTCCACCACAACTGCTATTGCTAAGAG